In Deltaproteobacteria bacterium, a single genomic region encodes these proteins:
- a CDS encoding PAS domain S-box protein, whose protein sequence is MEDARKTKKQLIEELNCLRLEQIEQTRVTSEKFTKAFLQNSIPMTITTVKEGRFFDVSDAFLQLVGLKRHEVIGHTSREAGFITEEQRAFFYNELSKKGRVENLEMEVRPKGRGYRYGLFNVVMMSINNANYLLTTIQDITERKQAEAALRIQHNLVFSLTTCHTVKEALEHILDAALQDKGLDSGGIYLNDPVTGTLNLSVTCGHSPEMVEHTSHLAADSPQVIRARAGTSFYGRYTALWPPGKDETRDREGLTALASIPVLHKGNLVAIMNMASHVHDDIPIHTRHLLEMLAAQIGGVLVHIHSEEKLRENEEKYRQLFELEADAILLVDKDTGNLIEANRVAESLYGYSREELLRMKNIELSAEPDETKRATQEAWKHIPIRYHRKKDGTIFPVEIMVNIFPWQGRQVHLAAIRDITLRKQAEAQRAELEARNRQLQKAESLGRMAGAIAHTFNNQLGVVIGNLEMAIDELPKGAGPVNSLTAAMRAANEAAAVSGQMLTYLGQSFDKRELLDIAEACLRNLPIIQASMPGTVTLETNLPSPGPAVMANAIEIQQVLTNLITNAWEVVGTGRSSIHLSVKTVSPADIPTLHRRPIAWQPQDGPYACLEVTDTGCGIPDKDIENLYDPFFSSKFIGRGLGLPVVLGIVKAHDGAVTVESAPGQGSTFRVYLPVSAAEVPRQPDKAAQPTLIVPRLKRPIVPTLQRGNDATTGSGTILLVDDEMMLRDIAAAMLTRLGFTVLAAKDGVEALEVFRQRRDEICLVLSDLTMPRMDGWETLTALRQLAPDLPVILASGYDKVQVMAGDHPELPQVFLGKPYGLQGLSDAISHALVSRKK, encoded by the coding sequence ATGGAAGATGCAAGAAAGACCAAGAAACAACTGATTGAAGAGCTCAATTGCCTGCGTCTTGAGCAAATCGAACAAACAAGAGTAACTTCAGAGAAATTCACTAAAGCTTTCCTCCAAAATTCAATTCCCATGACTATTACTACAGTGAAAGAGGGCAGATTCTTTGATGTCAGCGATGCTTTTCTTCAACTTGTAGGACTTAAGCGGCATGAAGTTATCGGACATACGTCTCGAGAAGCCGGATTTATAACGGAAGAACAAAGAGCTTTTTTTTACAATGAACTAAGCAAGAAAGGACGCGTCGAAAATCTTGAGATGGAAGTCAGGCCAAAAGGCAGAGGCTATAGATATGGATTGTTCAATGTTGTCATGATGAGCATTAACAATGCAAATTATTTGCTTACGACCATTCAAGACATCACCGAGCGTAAGCAGGCGGAGGCGGCGCTGCGAATCCAGCACAACCTTGTCTTTAGCCTCACAACCTGCCACACCGTAAAAGAAGCCCTCGAACACATTCTTGATGCTGCCTTGCAGGATAAGGGTCTGGACTCCGGGGGGATTTACTTGAATGACCCGGTCACCGGTACTCTAAATTTATCGGTTACTTGCGGACACTCACCCGAAATGGTTGAGCACACGTCCCATTTGGCGGCTGATTCTCCGCAGGTGATACGGGCGAGAGCCGGTACATCATTTTATGGGCGATACACGGCTCTCTGGCCGCCGGGTAAAGATGAGACCCGCGACAGGGAAGGGCTGACCGCTCTCGCGTCAATTCCGGTGCTGCACAAGGGCAATCTTGTCGCAATCATGAACATGGCTTCGCATGTTCATGATGATATCCCGATCCACACACGCCATCTGCTTGAGATGCTGGCAGCGCAGATAGGTGGTGTTCTGGTCCATATCCATTCCGAGGAGAAGCTGCGGGAGAACGAGGAGAAGTATCGCCAATTGTTCGAATTAGAGGCCGACGCCATTCTTCTCGTTGACAAAGACACCGGCAATTTGATTGAAGCCAACCGCGTCGCGGAGTCGTTGTACGGGTACAGCCGCGAGGAACTTCTCCGTATGAAAAATATCGAACTCTCTGCCGAACCAGACGAAACAAAACGCGCAACGCAGGAAGCATGGAAGCATATTCCCATTCGCTATCATCGCAAAAAAGATGGGACAATTTTTCCTGTCGAAATCATGGTCAACATCTTTCCGTGGCAGGGGCGGCAGGTTCATCTTGCGGCGATACGCGACATCACCCTCCGCAAGCAGGCGGAGGCACAGAGGGCAGAACTCGAAGCCCGAAACCGTCAACTCCAGAAGGCCGAAAGCCTGGGCCGCATGGCCGGCGCTATTGCCCACACCTTTAATAATCAGCTCGGAGTGGTGATCGGAAACCTGGAGATGGCAATTGACGAGCTGCCTAAAGGTGCGGGCCCCGTCAATAGCCTGACCGCAGCCATGCGGGCGGCAAATGAGGCGGCGGCGGTGAGCGGTCAGATGCTGACCTACCTCGGTCAATCGTTCGACAAACGGGAGTTGTTGGATATTGCCGAGGCCTGCCTGCGGAACCTGCCCATTATCCAAGCCTCTATGCCGGGAACCGTGACACTGGAGACTAATTTGCCATCTCCCGGGCCTGCCGTCATGGCCAACGCGATTGAGATCCAGCAGGTGCTGACCAACCTGATCACCAATGCCTGGGAGGTTGTCGGTACGGGTCGGAGTTCCATTCACCTGAGTGTCAAAACGGTTTCCCCGGCGGATATCCCCACATTGCATCGTCGGCCTATCGCCTGGCAGCCGCAGGACGGTCCCTATGCATGCCTTGAAGTGACAGACACGGGCTGCGGCATCCCGGACAAAGACATCGAGAATCTCTACGATCCTTTTTTCTCCAGCAAGTTTATCGGCCGGGGATTGGGCCTGCCTGTGGTTCTGGGGATTGTCAAGGCGCACGACGGAGCCGTCACCGTGGAGAGTGCACCAGGACAAGGGAGTACCTTCCGGGTATATTTACCGGTATCTGCCGCAGAAGTTCCCCGGCAGCCGGACAAAGCTGCCCAACCCACACTTATCGTTCCCAGACTGAAGCGACCCATCGTTCCCACGCTCCAGCGTGGGAACGATGCGACCACAGGCAGCGGCACGATACTGCTGGTTGATGACGAGATGATGCTGCGCGACATAGCCGCAGCTATGCTCACTCGCCTTGGTTTTACGGTGCTGGCAGCGAAAGACGGTGTCGAAGCTCTGGAAGTATTCCGGCAGCGCCGGGATGAAATCTGTTTAGTCCTTTCCGACCTGACCATGCCGCGTATGGATGGCTGGGAAACCTTGACGGCCCTGCGCCAGCTCGCGCCCGACCTCCCGGTGATCCTCGCCAGCGGCTACGACAAAGTCCAGGTAATGGCCGGCGACCATCCCGAACTGCCCCAGGTCTTCCTGGGCAAACCCTATGGGCTCCAGGGACTTAGCGACGCAATCAGCCACGCCTTGGTCAGCAGGAAGAAATAA
- a CDS encoding radical SAM protein — MKVNEIFYSIQGESSWTGFPCLFVRLTGCNLRCSYCDTQYAYDAGDELTIADIVTQVAEYHCPLVEITGGEPLLQEETPLLVGNLLDRGYRVLLETNGSLDVSLVDRRCVKIIDVKLPSSGEAQRNYLHNLDLLNDKDELKFVIGGREDYDYAGKIINLIPQELLDKIVVNISPVFSTMAPEMLAAWILQDHLAVRLNIQLHKILWPANMRGV, encoded by the coding sequence TTGAAAGTAAATGAGATTTTTTACAGTATTCAGGGCGAGTCTTCCTGGACGGGGTTCCCCTGCCTTTTTGTCCGGTTGACCGGCTGTAATCTTCGGTGTTCTTACTGCGATACGCAATATGCATACGATGCCGGAGACGAACTGACAATTGCCGATATAGTCACACAGGTGGCGGAATATCATTGCCCCCTGGTGGAAATCACGGGCGGCGAACCCTTGCTGCAGGAAGAAACTCCGCTATTGGTCGGCAATCTGCTCGATAGGGGCTATCGGGTATTACTGGAGACGAACGGCAGTCTCGATGTAAGCCTTGTGGACCGTCGCTGTGTCAAGATAATTGACGTCAAGTTGCCATCGAGCGGGGAGGCGCAGCGTAACTATCTTCATAATCTTGACCTGTTAAATGATAAAGACGAACTTAAATTTGTTATCGGCGGTCGGGAGGATTACGATTATGCCGGGAAGATTATTAACCTCATTCCCCAGGAACTTTTAGATAAGATTGTTGTTAATATTTCACCTGTTTTCAGTACGATGGCGCCGGAAATGCTGGCAGCGTGGATATTGCAGGACCATCTGGCCGTGCGGCTCAATATTCAACTGCACAAGATCCTCTGGCCGGCGAATATGAGAGGGGTATAA